The following DNA comes from Bos indicus x Bos taurus breed Angus x Brahman F1 hybrid chromosome 5, Bos_hybrid_MaternalHap_v2.0, whole genome shotgun sequence.
GCCTTGAGAGAGGCGGCTCTTGGCTGGCTGGCTGCCCACAGAAGGGACACAgtggccccagcccctccccgaaCCCAGAGAGATTTGTCATCTGGAGGATCTAGGACCCACAGCTGACCTGGAGTTTAGGATTGGCTGGTAGACCTTCAAGAGACCTCAGCTGGCCCGAGGCCAGGGTCCCTGGAGAGACTGGCCAGCTCCAGCGTGGATGTCTGTGACCGGCTCTGGGTCCATcttccagcacagtgttggaTGGTCTAATGGTGAAGCTCCTAACACTGTCTGGTAAAGATGGCCCCCGGCTGGTGCCCTCGGCAATGACCTTCAGGGAGGCCTGAAGACTACGGAGGCCTCCGGACCAGCAACCTCTGACCTTTACCCTTGGGGAGATGGGGGAAGTCACTAGGAAAGGGAAACAATAGGAGGAATCAAAATGGCTGCCTCGGAGCCCCAGGGGATTGGACACTCCAGGCACCTCCATCCCCTTCCTGCCTCGGGGATGTGAGGGAAATGAAAGCGTGGACCGGACTCTGGCTCATTCACCTCTCCCCTGGAACTCCCAGCTCCTTAGGGCTTTGTCTCCCTGTCTCCTTGTCCCTTTCATGACAGTGAGCAGGGGGCAATTAATCTAATTTCTTCAGAAGCCGCGAAGCAGCTGAAGGTGAGCCCCGGCTCTCTAACCCGGTCACCAGGACCTCCCTGACTTGTGCACACACTTCTGCCCAGGTGCCAACCATCCTCCGGTTCCCACTCTCCCCTGTCTCCCTTAATACAATGGATGGGACACGGGTGAGGTGGCACGTGGGCACAGCCAGTGGGCTCCTTTCTCTGCTCACTCAGTGAGGGCAGCATCGAGGAGGAAGGAGGCGCCTGGtctgcggggtgggggtgggggccgggcTGTGGGAGTGAAGCCCACCTCCAGAGGGCAAGCCCTGGCTGAGAAGTGCGGGCAGCCTGGGCAGGTGACATGATCCTTAGGGCGGGGGTTTGAGCACGTAAGCCCTCTGGTGAGATCAAGTGGTCTCTCCATAGTTGCGTGGAGCCTTGTTACCAAGGAAGCAGCTCCTGTTGGGATCATCAGATTTTTGGTCTAGCTCAGCAAAGCCACAGCTGCTCCGGCCTTAGAAAAGGAGATGTTGGTAAACAAAGGGGAGATGCGGTTTaggagggcggggcggggagtGCAGCTGGGCCCGGACCCCAAGGCCCGCGGTTCCCACCCTGGTCCTGTTTTGGATCCTGCTCTGCGGGCTTATAGGGTGAGAGCAGCTGGCCTGGCTCTCCCGACCTGCCCCCGCCAGCATCCTCGCGCCCCCTGCTGGCAGAGACGGAGAAGGACCCGGGAGTGCGCGGTGTGCGCATGCGCATGTTTGCTTCCCCATGCGTGCCTGCCCGGCCACACTCAAACACCTCACTCAAACAAACACCGGGAGGCTTTGACTTCAGCTTcagtaataaaaatttattgagaaTTCCTGGGGTGGTGGTTATCGCCTCCGGACCACGAGGGAGGAATCAACACCGTAGCAAATCACTGAGAAATCACACTGTCCCCAAACCCCTGGCCAACACAGGGAGGAAAGTCATTGTCCCAGAAGTGGTCAGTCTTTGTTCATCAGAAGGGTTGGGAGGAGCGATGCAGAGGGACCATCTCATGatagcagggtgggggtggggtgggccccAAGTGACTCCTCAAACACCAGGGCAGAAACAGATCTACTTCCTCCCTGGAGGCAGAGTTCTTGGTCACCAGGCTCATTTCTTACCCTTGATGAGGCTGTCACTGTGGAAATGAGACAGATGGTGACATGATTAGGGAACACACTTGTGAGAGGCAGAGCATCTCAGGCCACCCACTCCTCCCCAGCCACGGGTGTGTGGGTGGGATGGTGAGAAAGGGGAGCTGGTGGGGGAAAAGCAGGTACTGGGAGATAAAACCCACAAGCAACAAGGTTTTGTCCACTACTTACCTTCCCCTGAGAACACCAGGTCACCACAtgaacaggaaacacagaaagacaaaagaaaggtACATGTGATTGACAAGTTTCAGGCCCCACCCAGCTCTAACCCCCTCTTCCATCCCGAGAAAAAGGCAAGCCTGCTGGAAGCCGGAGTCTCGGGCTCTGGGAAGGAAGAGACTTGCTCCCTCAGCCACTGCCAGGTCTCATCTCTCTCTTCCTAGCATGCTTCGGCGCCCCAGAGCAGCTCCCCAGGACAAGGACTGAATATCATCTTTCACTGCTTTTCGGTGAAAAGCGCTTTACACAATCCTATTTGATCTCATAAAATCCTGTGAGACTCAAGGTCGGAATTATCAACCACCCACTTTTCTAACTTTGATCCAGAGAAATGGTGTTTTCCAGGGTCATATGAGTAGGCTAGAACAGGTTCTAGAACCCGAGCAGCCAGACTCCGGCCCCTGATCTGTGTGGAGGACCCAGGGGAAGGCCCTGTCTCTCACCGGGTGAAACTTTCATCCTGTAGGTTGAGCACGAGGTTGTCAGCAGTGAGATAGATACGATTCTGTGAGGTGGCAATCTACAGGGCAGGAAATGAGACAAATGTTTGCACAAGGTCTTGCAAAAAAGACCTTGATTCCTACCCCTGCAATTCAATAACCACTGACGGAACACCTGGGGGTTAGAATAGGGATGCCGGGATGAGCGCCCTGGTTTCTGTGCTCACTCAGGGAACCAAAGCAACGAGCAACGGTGACGGGTTAGGTCCACAAGAGGCATGAACAGAAGGTCAGGGGAGCCCAGAGGACTAATTTTTGATGAGAGGAAGAGTGTCAGACAAGCCAATTTGAACAGAAATCTGAACAAGGAAGATTCTACTTCCCTCCCTTCAACGTGTGCACACTCACCGTCTTGGAGATGTTCTGGGCTGCCCGGATCTTGCGTAGCTTGATATAACCTGGGTTCTTGCTCAGGGCCTCTCCCAAGTGAGCAGGATGCAGTTAAGGGGCCACACGAGGCCAGATCTCAATCGGGTCCGGTTCTGCCTACTCCCTCTGCTCGGCCCTCCCCTGGGCTGTCAGATCCAAGGTTGCGCTCACGTGGCTCGTGCCCAGCCCCACCTGTCGGCCTCCCTGCAGGCAGCTGCCGGGAACTGGAGGCAGCAGTGGACGTGGAGGCAAGGCCAGCTGCGCTGTTGATCTGCCTCATGGCGGAGAGCCAGCCCTCAGGTGCCCCACCAAGCTCTCAGATCCCACTCGGAACCCCCGCCCCCAGGGGTCGAAGGGCACGGGTCGCATTCGCCTTAAGTCTCATCAGCCAGCCTACAGCGGGGGAGGCAGAGCGGTGTGCGCCAGAGCTGCGCTGGCGGCGCTTCTGGGGAAGGATATCATCCGCGCCGCCTCAGCCTCACCCTCCGCCTGCACGATCTTCTGCCGCTGTTCCTgctttgccttctccaccaggaaCTGGGCGCGCTGGGCCTCCTGCTGGGCTGTGGCGGGAGAGAATCGGGGTCACAGGGATGTGAGGCGGTGGGAACCCAGTCGCGCCTGCCTGCTTCCTCGGACGCCCTCGCCTGACTCACCCACTTGTTTGGCTTCCACAGCGGCCGTGTACTCGCGGCTGAAGCTCAGCTCGGTGATGGCTACGTCGTCCAAGATGAGGCTGAAGTCCTTGGCCCTCTCGGTCAGCTCCCGTCGGATTAGCAAGGAcacctggggggcgggggcggacaGGAGAGGGGCGTTGAGGGGGCCGGAGAACTGAAAGGAAGGCGTGCTGCCGTGACCACGGGAATCCCAGATCTCTGGAACACCGCAGGGGCACACTGATGCTCTCAGAGTTCCTCACTGGGCCCGCCGAGCTGGAGAGGCCTCGGTCAGACTCCTAACCTCCACTCTTTCCAAAACCGTGTGTGCGGGTCTAGACCACGGTTCTCCCTCCCTGCCTGACACTAACCAGGCCCGGCCCTCGTTCCCCACACGGGCCATCAGCACGGCTTTTTGGGTGGATGGGACCTCAGGTTACAGTCCTTTCCTAATGGGCTGCCTTTCCTAAAAGCTCATCCGCGGGGCTTCGGAGGGAAATGCTGATGCTGTGGGAGGGAAGGGTAGCTGGAGTCAGACCTGGGCCCGTTGAGTGATCAGCTGGGAGGCGTTGAACTTGGCCACCACGCTCTTGAGCACCTCGTTGACAATGGACGGCAGCACTCGCTCCTCGTAGTCCAGCCCCAGGCGCTGGTACATGCTGGGCAGCTCCATGGCATTGGGTCGGGACAGCACCCGCAGGGAGATGTTCACCATTTGCAGGTCTAAGAAAGAGGTCAGAAGTGGCTGGGCGAGGCTATGGGGGCTCACCTGGCCTCTCGGCAAAGCCGCCCTCCCTAGGCATTTTCTCCTGTGCGTGCTTCCCTGGCTACCTAGGGCAATGCCCTGTGGCCCAGAATGGCCTTGGGCGGAGGAGAGTGAGGAGGCTGATGAGAGGTGACTCAGCACAGGCCAAGTGCATACCTGTCCATGGTCAAATCTTCTCTACCCATGGCCCCTCCTCCAGAAacgctgacttttttttttttgatgcttcaCTGAAAGTTGTTACACTGTATCGTTACCACCGGTCTCCTGAACTAGACAGTAAGGACTTGAGAACAAAGACTGTTTTGTGAATCCTTCATTTTTAAGGCCTAGGGTTTTGGGAATTTAAGAAACCTTCACTGAAGATAATGCAAAAAAGTACATTACAGGTGAGCTACTTgcctcattgtgtgtgtgtgtgtctgtgtaagaGTTGATCTGGGGAATCTCAAAGGCACAACATCTGTGAATGGTCTAGGAGGGAATAGGTGCCCTAGGGGATAGGTGGGACCAAGTTTCCCCAGAACAGAATGTACCAGTAGATTAATAAATCAAACAgctaaagaaaagttttaaagcgAGGCTTTGACCTAGGTAGTGAATAAGACAAAAGACAAATAATGCTCTTACTCAGTTTACACTAGGGGGGAGGAACAGTTGAAAACGAGCAAATGCACAGCATGTCCAGAATGTATTGCTTTAATCCCTGGAGCAGGTGCTTTTATTGCACCTTGTTTGCAGAAGTGGAAGCCAAAGCCCAAGAGATCTGACACAACCATCTTCCCCAGTCTCTGACCAGGCTCCCGTGTTTACTGTCAGGGACGCCCCAGTGCCCAGACCTACCTTTGGAGCCTGTGGGGGAGGAAATTTTTCGGGGTCTGGCCCGAATGTCATAGATGATGGGGTACTGGAACCAGGGGATCCTGGAGGGGAGGGAACAGGGATAGGGGTTAGGAAGCTGCGATTTCACTAGTTCTGCCCGGATTTCCTTCACCACGTGTTTCTTGACCTGCTCCTCCTCTTAATGACCACGGTCAAGGAGAAATTTTCTTCTCCCTTCGGAAAACAACAGTATGTGCTGCTGGAGATTTGGGCAGCACCACTGTTCGGGGAGATGGGGTGAGAAGGGGAAAGGGCAGCGCTGAATCTCGCTGTCAGTCTTAACTACAGGTACTGGTGGGTCGACGTTCAAGGGTGATGGGTCAGGGTCAGTCAGCTCTGCCCGCCATTACCTGAAGTGAAGGCCCTCGGCCAGAATGGTGTCCTGCTGCACCCCTCCGATCCGATTAAAGAAAATGGCTCTGTGCcctccttccactgcagggagaggggtgggggtcaGTCCAGGCCGGGCTCAGAGTACGTGCCAGCTTCTGGTGGGGCGGGGTGAGGGGCTGGGTGAGCGCGGGGCCCCGGTGGGGCTGGGAAGGGGTCCAGGGAAGGTTGGCGGGAGTCCGGAGAGCGGGCGCAGGTTGCTCACCGGTGAACACGGATTCGCGGATGCCGTAGGCCACGGCGCCGGCCCCCAGCAGTAGCTTCAGCGCCGTGCCCATGCCCCGGGGCCCGGAGGGCAGCCGTCCGGCTAAGTCCTTCAAGTTCTGGGCCATGTTCGGTCCTGAGGCCGGCGGTAAGAAGGGGGTGCCGGTCCGTCTCTACCGCGCTCCCGCTTAGGGATGGCACCCTCCACACGAGGGTCCGGGCCCCAGGTGCTCGCGGGAGAAAGGGCACCGGAAGTGTGCTCCTTTCTAAACCCTCCCCGCAGCCCACGGCGGACCGGAGCTGGCGCACAGGAAGTACGTATACGGAAGTCTAGCCCCTTTCTGGAACCCTGCCCTCCCAGAGAGGCTTCGCAAGCGCTAGACGCGGAGTCGTCGCCATTTCTGAGCGCCCACTTTCGAAATGGCAGACGGAAGGAAGCTGGCGATTGGGGCGAGCTTGAGGCCGGTTTAAGGACGTTACACAATTTCCGATCCGGATGCAAGATGGCTGCGCCCAGTGGTGCATTCCAACCTCGTGAGCGCCGGGCTGCGGAGCAGGAAGAGGACTGGGATGCCGTGGTGCCTAAGCGGCCCCGACTTGGGGCGGGAAGCAAGATCGGAGGCCGTAGGCTCATTGTGGTGCTGGAAGGAGCCAGTCTGGAGACAGTCAAGGTACACTCGGACTAGGAGATGGAGAGCTAGTGGATCGATAGGATGGGATCCGGTGTGGTGAGGGTGGTGGGCTCAGGGGGTGATGGATGGAGAAAGCAGAGACGGGTGAAAcatgcttttggagaaggagtggCCTAATCGACTGCCTCTTCGTTTAACATCCTGGGTTGGCAGTACTCGTTTTCTTTGCTCTTGAATCTCTGTGCCGCTCACATCCTTGCTTCCGATTGATTTACCAGGATTCTGTGATAACCCTAACCCCAAAAGTCGTCTTAGAGGAGAGGTTACGTCCCTCGCGTCGTTCCTCGGTTCATCCTAAGACAAATTTACTGGGCAAAGGGGAAAGGTAATTACTGTAGCTCAGTCAgttaagtggctcagtcgtgtccgactctttgcgaccccatgaaccgcagcacgccagcctccctgtccatcaccaactcatggagtccacccaaacccatgtccattgtgtcggtgatgccatccaacatctcacttctgtcgtccccttctcctgccctcaatctttcccagcatcagggtcttttccaatgagtcagctcttcgcatcgggtggccaaagtattggagtttcagcttcaacagcagtccttccaatgaacacccaggactgatctcctttaggatggactggttggatttcctagcagtccaaggaactctcaagagtcttctccaacaccacagttcaaaagcatcgattctttggtgctcagctttctttatagtccacctctcacatccatacatgagtactggaaaaaccatagccttgactggacggacctttgttgacaaagtaatgactctgcttttcaatatgctatctaggttggtcataactttctttccaaggagtaagcgtcttttaatttcatggctgcaatcaccatctgcagtgattttggatcccagaaaaataaagtcagctgctgtttccactgtttctccatctatgtgccatgaagtgatgggaccagatgccatgatcttagttttctgaatgttgagctttaagccaactttttcactctcctctttcactttcatcaagaggccctttagctCAGTCGGCCCACCCTTTTATTTGTAAGGACTTAGTGTTTTGATTCTCCTTTATTACTACTATACATTTCAAAACACTGTGTGGATCAGGTTATCAATACGTCTTTATTTTTACCTATCATTTGGCTCTTCTCCCAAATAAATCCGGCAGTTCCGTCTTAAATCTTTGTGCAGTGTTCTCATTCCTTTTGACATTGTTTCTCTTGCCCTTTAGAGCTAAACTTGTTCATTGAGTAGAGCCAGAAGAAATAGCACAAGTTGGGAagtcagactttaattttaacCCAGAGTCTTACACTTATTTTAAGCGTCTGATTCTTGAGAAAAGTTTGTAGTCAGTTTGTAGAACTCAGTTAATAGTTTGCAGGGGGATTGTAATGAAAGTGCTTTAAAAGTAGTACATTTCCATAGTAATCTAGGTGCAGTTCTTTTCCACCTTTCTTTCCTCAGCCACCATGGCACTTTATTAAGGTTGCAgtttagaaaactttttaaatgacCAGCTAATcaggtttcattttcttctataattGATATTTCTAACCTAATTATAGGTTCACATATTCATCCCTCCAGCCTGTTAGTTCTCAGATTCACTTAACCACTTCGTTTCCTGGTATGTTCTGTGGGGATGATGGTATTTGTACCTATTTTACTGgattgttgggaggattaaaggAGTTAATGTGTGTAAAGGATTTAGAATAATCTTTTGTCACTTGGAATTAGTTGTTACTGATTCAGGTTACTTATTAAGAAGCTGAAAAGGTTGTAGGTAACTTAAAGTTTCTAGAACATACTCCAGAGTAAATTAGGCCAGTTGTCATTAATGATACTCCAAGGGTGATAAAACCCGTTGCGGAAGTTGAAGCTGAAGGTGGAAGTCTTCTGTACTGTTAGCTTTTGCTCCCTTGTGCTGGTCCCTCGTGCTTCTGCCAGCCTCATCAGCCtgctctgtttcttcttttttttaaagaatatttatttggccgtgcttGGTCATAGTTGTGACACATgagatcttcactgtggcatgccgGATCTAGTTCCCCCAGCAGGGATCTAATCTGGGCCTTAGTGTAGAGTgtagagtcttagtcactgggccaccagggaagtcccctctccaTTTGTTCTTTGTACTCCAGCCTCACTGGCCTCCTCTAAGCTCTTTGAAAACACTAAGTTCTCTTAGACCGTAAGGGCATTGCAGATAATGTTGTGTAACTGCAAGCACCCTTTACTCAGCTCTTTGCCTCATTATTCCTACTTAATGTTTATTCATTGGACAATTATTGAGTCTATTATGTTACTCATTCTTCAATTATTAAGTGTTACTCTCTCATAGAAATGATTCCCTTCCTGGTATAAATCAGGTCCTCATAATCCTTTAGTGAACCATTTAGTTTTCCTTCATGTTTATCACAATTTGAATTAAATATTCATGTGGTTGGTTGTCTTTTCCACTACAAGGCTATAATAAGGACAGAGaataaggttttttaaaattcttatatcTCCAGTACCTACTACAGAATACACATGGTATTCATTCTTTGATTATTCTAATTAGTGGTTTACAAGATTAACCATAgcccacaataaaaagaaaaaaattacatggtGAGCCAGTGTGCACACTCAACTATATGAAGGAGAAAGTTTCATAGTCCTTTATCTACCATGACTGCATTTGAATTACTCTGATGTCTTCTGTTCTATTCCATTAAAAGAACAAAACCTTGGTTATAACTTACTAATGAGTCAAAACTAGATTCATCTATTCAAGAGGTTCTTTTCTgtccttggaataggaaatggcaacccacaccaatataCTTGCCTAGGAagccccacggacagaggagcctggtggttacagtccatggggtcacagagttggacacaactgagcacgcacatgcatAGAAGAGTGTTCCGTGGACCTAACTCTTGGCCCTTTGTTTTTGTTCTCTGTGACATTTTTATGTCACTTACTCAGTTAATTTCAAAATCTATATGCCTCTTCCCCTAAACCTTTTGGTTTAGAGTCATAGCTCAAAATGTTGCCAGACATACAAATGTTGTATTGATACATAAAAACTTAGCCTTTCAAAACTATATTTGTACTTAAAACTTTTTACTGACCACCCTAATGCTCCTCAGGGCTCCAATTTGTAATTGTTTCTTTTAGCTGTTGCTCACACAGCTTAAACCTGGAACCATCCCCTTTTCTTTTACTTCTGAGAATGTTCCTTGGTTATACTACCTTTGGCCTCATTAGAGTTTTCACACTTCTTCCTGTTCAGATTTACAGCTCTTCACATTGTGCATGCTTGTTTTAAGCAGACTGAGGGTAGTGACCATGTATGTTTTGCCCAGTGTGCATGTAAT
Coding sequences within:
- the PHB2 gene encoding prohibitin-2, whose product is MAQNLKDLAGRLPSGPRGMGTALKLLLGAGAVAYGIRESVFTVEGGHRAIFFNRIGGVQQDTILAEGLHFRIPWFQYPIIYDIRARPRKISSPTGSKDLQMVNISLRVLSRPNAMELPSMYQRLGLDYEERVLPSIVNEVLKSVVAKFNASQLITQRAQVSLLIRRELTERAKDFSLILDDVAITELSFSREYTAAVEAKQVAQQEAQRAQFLVEKAKQEQRQKIVQAEGEAEAARMLGEALSKNPGYIKLRKIRAAQNISKTIATSQNRIYLTADNLVLNLQDESFTRGSDSLIKGKK